The following are from one region of the Myotis daubentonii chromosome 2, mMyoDau2.1, whole genome shotgun sequence genome:
- the LOC132227546 gene encoding tubulin alpha-1C chain codes for MRECISVHVGQAGVQIGNACWELYCLEHGIQPDGQMPSDKTIGGGDDSFNTFFSETGAGKHVPRAVFVDLEPTVIDEVRNGTYRQLFHPEQLITGKEDAANNYARGHYTIGKEIIDLVLDRIRKLADQCTGLQGFLVFHSFGGGTGSGFTSLLMERLSVDYGKKSKLEFSIYPAPQVSTAVVEPYNSILTTHTTLEHSDCAFMVDNEAIYDICRRNLDIERPTYTNLNRLISQIVSSITASLRFDGALNVDLTEFQTNLVPYPRIHFPLATYAPVISAEKAYHEQLTVAEITNACFEPANQMVKCDPRHGKYMACCLLYRGDVVPKDVNAAIATIKTKRSIQFVDWCPTGFKVGINYQPPTVVPGGDLAKVQRAVCMLSNTTAIAEAWARLDHKFDLMYAKRAFVHWYVGEGMEEGEFSEAREDMAALEKDYEEVGADSIEGEDEGEEY; via the exons ATG CGTGAGTGCATCTCCGTCCATGTTGGCCAGGCTGGTGTCCAGATCGGCAATGCCTGCTGGGAGCTCTACTGCCTGGAACACGGCATCCAGCCCGATGGCCAGATGCCAAGTGACAAGACCATTGGCGGGGGAGATGACTCCTTCAACACCTTCTTCAGTGAGACGGGCGCTGGCAAGCATGTGCCCAGGGCAGTGTTTGTAGACCTGGAACCCACAGTCATCG ATGAAGTTCGAAATGGCACCTACCGCCAGCTCTTCCACCCTGAGCAGCTGATCACAGGCAAGGAAGATGCTGCCAATAACTATGCCCGTGGACACTACACCATTGGCAAGGAGATCATTGACCTGGTCCTGGACCGAATTCGGAAACTG gCTGACCAGTGCACAGGCCTTCAGGGCTTCTTGGTTTTCCACAGCTTTGGTGGGGGAACTGGTTCTGGGTTCACCTCCCTGCTGATGGAACGTCTCTCCGTCGATTATGGCAAGAAGTCCAAGCTGGAGTTCTCCATTTACCCGGCCCCCCAGGTCTCCACAGCTGTAGTTGAGCCCTACAACTCCATCCTCACCACCCACACCACCCTGGAGCACTCTGACTGTGCCTTCATGGTTGACAACGAGGCCATCTATGACATCTGTCGTAGAAACCTCGATATTGAGCGCCCAACCTACACTAACCTTAACCGCCTTATTAGCCAGATTGTGTCCTCCATCACTGCATCCCTCAGGTTTGATGGAGCCCTGAATGTCGATCTGACTGAATTCCAGACCAACCTGGTGCCCTATCCCCGCAtccacttccctctggccacaTATGCCCCCGTCATCTCTGCTGAGAAAGCCTACCATGAGCAGCTTACTGTAGCAGAAATCACCAATGCGTGCTTTGAGCCAGCCAACCAGATGGTGAAATGTGACCCTCGCCATGGTAAATACATGGCTTGCTGCCTGTTGTACCGTGGTGACGTGGTCCCCAAAGATGTCAATGCTGCCATTGCCACCATCAAGACCAAGCGCAGCATCCAGTTTGTGGACTGGTGCCCCACTGGCTTCAAAGTTGGCATTAACTACCAGCCTCCCACTGTGGTCCCTGGTGGAGACCTGGCCAAAGTACAGCGAGCTGTGTGCATGCTGAGCAACACCACAGCTATTGCTGAGGCCTGGGCTCGCCTGGACCACAAGTTTGACCTGATGTATGCCAAGCGTGCCTTTGTCCACTGGTACGTGGGTGAGGGCATGGAGGAAGGAGAGTTTTCTGAGGCCCGTGAGGACATGGCTGCCCTTGAGAAGGATTATGAGGAGGTTGGAGCAGACAGTAttgagggagaggatgagggtgAGGAGTACTAA